TGTTTATAGCTGTTTTCATGTTAATTCCCTCCTGTTGCAAATGTCATGATTTTTTCTTGTGTTGCTTCTTCCTTCATTAATTCTCCTGTAATTCTACCTTCATGAACAACGAGGATACGATCGCTCATGCCAAGTACTTCAGGAAGCTCAGATGAGACCATAATAATGGCAACACCTCTGTCTGTTAGTTCATTCATTAACTGGTAAATTTCACGTTTCGCGCCAACGTCGACTCCTCGCGTTGGCTCATCTAAAATTAACACTTTTGGACCGATACCAACCCATTTAGCAATAACTACTTTTTGCTGGTTTCCACCAGAAAGGTTTTTCGCACTTGTTTTTCCTGATTCTGTTTTGATTTGTAAGCGCTTAATTAATAGGTCGACAAATTCACTCTCTGTCTTATCATCAATGAGCCCTTTTTTAGAAAAGCTTTTTAAGTTCGGCAACGCCATGTTATCCCGAATCGAAAAATCTAAAATAAGCCCTTCTGTTTTACGGTCTTCAGTAATAAATCCAATTCCTAGTTTGACGGCTTCATATGGGTTTTTAATCGATACTTTCTGACCATTCACTAATATCTCGCCATCGTCTAATTTATCTAATCCAAACAAGGCTCGCATAATCTCGGTTCGGCCTGCTCCCATCAACCCTGATACTCCAACGATTTCGCCTGCTTTCACAGAAAAACTTACCTTTTGAAAAGCTCCATTTCTCGTAGCATTGCGAACTTCTAACACCTTTTCACCAAGCGTTGGTGCTCGTTCTGGAAAACGATCAGTTAATTCGCGTCCAACCATCTTCTGGACAACCTCATCAAAGTTCGTTTCCCTAATTGCCTTCGTATCAACGGTTTTACCATCTCGCATTACTGTAATGCGATCACAAATGGTGAAAATCTCTTCCATCCGGTGCGAAATATAGACAATGGAAACTCCCTCTTTTCTAAGAGCATTGATTACTTCAAAAAGTTTCTGAATCTCACGTTCTGTTAATGCAGCAGTTGGCTCATCCATGATAATGACTTTTGCATTTGTCATTAGTGCTTTAGCAATTTCAATCATTTGCTGCTGACCAACTGAACAAAGCCCTGCTTCTTGCTCCAGTGGAATTGTAACCGAAAGTTTTTCAAACTGCTTTTTTGATAGCGATTTCATTTCTTTCATCTTTAAAAACCCAAGCGGTGTTTTCAGCTCTTTTCCAATAAATAAGTTATCGAGTACAGTCATATCTGGCCAAACATTTAACTCTTGATGAATAAACGCAATACCATACTGCTCTGCTTCTTTTGGACTCTTAAAATATGTCTCTTTTCCATCAATGAAAATGGTTCCTTGATCACGTTTATGAAGACCCGTTAAGATGTTCATCATTGTCGATTTTCCAGCTCCGTTCTCACCCATCAAAGCGTGAACTTCACCTTCTTTCAATTCGAAATCTACTCCTGACAACACTTGGTTTGTTCCAAATGCTTTATGAATTCCATTCATTTTAATATGCATAACGCTCACCTCTTTCTAGAAGATTACACCTGCTTGTAAAATACAGTTAGCATATGGAGTAACTTCACCTGTTCGAATAACGGCTTTGACGTTGTTTGTTAAATGTTTGAACTCTTCATGAGAAACTTCTTGAATATCCGTGTTAGTGAACCTCTCTTGCATATACTGCATAACATCCTGGTTTTGAGTACTCATCTCACTTGCAATTGTCACTTTTTCAACGACCATATCATCCGTAACCGCATTCACCACATCTCTGTAGCTTGGCACACCTAATGTAAGAGCTAGATCAATACGAGGTACATGATCTGGAATGGGAAGACCTGCATCGGCAATAGCGATGAGGTCTGTATGTCCTAGATCTGCGAGCACTTTTGAGATATGGCTATTTAATATTCCTTTTCGTTTCATAGCGCTCCCTCCACTTCTTCTCGCGTTGGCATACCACCTTGTGCTCCAAACTTTGTAACAGATAAGGATGCAGCACGATTAGCAAATTGTAAACTTTCTTCAATGTTTTTTCCTTCTACTAAGGCTACAGCTAGTGCTGCATTGAATGTATCTCCTGCCCCTGTCGTATCAACAGCGTCTACAGTATAGGATGAAACAAGGATTTCTTTCTCTCCGTCATAGTAACGAGCCCCTTGCTTTCCTTCTGTAATAAATAATTTGTTTGGATATTTTTTTAATGCTTCTTCTATACTTAAATTGTTAAATAACACTGCTGCTTCATGTTCATTTGGCGTAATATATGTGGCGCGGTTAATCACGTCTTGAGAAAGCGGGCGAGCTGGCGCTGGATTAAGGAGAAGTGGGATATTATACTCCTCACAAATGTCACTCACATATTCTACTGTTTCTTCTGGAATTTCTTGTTGAATGAGAACAATTTTAGCTTTCTTAATGTCATCAATCACACTCTTCACATATTCAGGTGTAATATAATCATTAGCTCCCTTGACAAAAACAATGCTATTATCACCTTCTGCTAATACAATATGAGCCGTTCCGCTTCCCACACCTGTAACCGGTTTCACATTGGTTACATTAACATGATTTTCTTTAAAGTTAACTAGGATTTCTTTTCCGTAGTGATCATCTCCTACACAGCCAATCATCTTTACGTTTGCTCCTAATCGAGCAGCTGCAACCGCTTGGTTTGCCCCTTTTCCCCCTGGTACTGTTTTAAATGATTCTCCAAGAACGGTCTCTCCAGCCCCTGGCCGTATTGCAGATGTTACAACTAAGTCCATTGATGAACTTCCAATAACTACAATTTCACTCATTTACCTCAACCTCTCTTGTCGTTTCTCGTTCAATAAATGTCACAGGCATTTCAACATGATTTTGCTCAACATATTCTTTCCTCATTAACTTGATTAAGAGACAAGCAGCTTCTTTGCCCATTTCATAAGCAGGTTGTCTCATTGTTGATAGAGACGGAAAAAGCAGGCTGCTCTGCGGAATATCATCAAACCCAATGATTTGAACCTCTTTCGGAATAGACTTCCCAAGACGAAGGGCTTCATGTAAAACTGCTGTTGCCACAATATCATTACTTGCGAGGACTCCGTCTGTATCTGGGTATGTTTCAAACAATTCTTTTGCCCATTTTTTAGCTTCTTCAAAAGCAAAGGATGTTGTTCCCATCACATAAAAATCAACATTTGATTCACTCAAGTATTCTAGCGCTCCTTGAAATCGATCTTGAGCAGGCTGGATATGAGCTGGGCCTTTTAGTATAGTTATTCGTTTGCTCCCTCGTTTTACCATTTCCTTGGCTGCTGTTCTACCGCCTTCTCTTCCATCTCCATAAACTGATGGATAGTCTTTCGACGTTTGATCTAGAAACACAACTGGAATTGATAAATCTTTATAATTTGTATCACTTCTATCATTTGTAGCTGAAATAATACCAACTACGTTATTTTGAACAAATGTATGAATATAATCGAGTTCTTTTTCAGGCTGTTCATCGCTATTTCCAAACAATAAGCGAAACCCTTCTTTTTGTATTTCATCTTCTACCCCTCGTGCTAGTTGTGGGAAGAATGGGTTTGTAATGTCTGGCAGCAATAAGCCAATCAGCTTTGACTTCTTTTTATAAAGGGAGCGGGCTACTTCATTGGGGCTATAATTGAGCTCTTCCATGGCAGTTTCCACTCGTTTTCTTGTATCTTCATGGACATATCCATTTTCATTTAGAACACGAGATACGGTAGCAACTGATACACCTGCTACTTTCGCTACATCTCGAATTGTTGCCATTTGCTCCCCTCCTCTAAGTTTATGTAACCGTTTACACAAATAGAATACCACGAACTTATTGATTATACAAGAATAAAATTTATGTGTTTGCGAGCAAGATAATAGAAAAAGGGTTCTCCAAGGTTCAGGCAACCTTGGAGAACCCTTTCCCCAGACAGCTAAATTATACTTTTCCTACACTTAATTTACATCTAATAGTGGACGGTCAGCAAAGTCTACCCATACAGATCCGTTTTCTGCTGAGCGTACACAATTTTCAAGCCAGCGAATTCCGTCAATTCCAGCATCGATATCAGGATAAACTAAGCTTCTTAGTGTTTCTTCATCATCATGATTTTTCGCATCAATTGCCATTGCAAATTTCAAATATATATTTGCCCATGACTCTGATAAACCTTCTGTATGAAGAGCCCCCAATCGTTCGTCAGCATTACACTGCTCATCAAGGTATGGCATCGCACGAATTAAAGTTTGAACAGGCTCTCCCTGTACTTCGTAGCGTAGTTCACCAGGCTTGCTGTCCCACCATTCTAGGCTTGCTTTTGAACCGACAATTCGAATTCGATGTCCATCCATGCAGCCTGCATTAACTGAAGAAGTCCAAAGTCGGCCAACAGCTCCGTTTTCGTAGTGCATGGAGACAAATGCGTTGTCCTCTAGTGGTGCTCTGCTATGAATAAAGCTTTGTCGGTCACAAAGCAATTTTTTAACTTTCATATGTGGCATAATAAGCTGAGACATATAATAAGTGTGTGTTGATAAGTCACCTAATACAAATGTTGGTCCTGCTATTTTAGGATCTACTCTCCACTTTTGAGCATCGCTAAATTTATCTGCATCTTCTGTTGAACTAAAACCGTGTGTATACTGAAGATCTACAATTCGAATATCACCGATTTTTCCTTGTTCAATCATAGCGCGCATTTGAAGTAGCATTTGATTTCCAGAGAATCCATAAGTCACACCAACAATCTTTCCTTTTTGTTCAGCAAGACGTTTAATTTCTTCTCCTTCTTCTGATGTAAAGAATAACGGCTTCTCACAAATAACATGAAGGCCAGCTTCTAACGCTGCTTTTGTAATCTCATAATGAGTTCCGTTTGGTGTAGCAATTGATACAACTTCTACACCATCTTCCAGCTTAGCTTCCTCAGCAAACATAGCTTGGTAGTTTGGATAACAGCGGGAATCTTCAACTCCAATATTTATCCCAAAATCTTTTCCACGTTCAGGATCAATATCAAAAGCTCCTGCCTTTAATATAAAAGCTGTGTTGTCACGCAAAGCCCCAATACGATGTTTATATCCAACTTGTCCAAGTCTTCCTCCACCTACCATTCCCCAGCGTAAAGGTCTTGAAATCTTTCTTTCACCATTTATCATATTAAAAACTCCTCTCATTGTTGAATTATTGAGTGAAATAAGCAAAACTGTTTATATGCAACTATAATTATAAGAATAATCTGATATTTTTCTTTAGATTATGAAGTCGATTTTTTGTCTTTTAAGGTCATTTTTTAGACTTGCTCTTCTAACATAGCTCAGTACCTAGACTTGATTTCTCCTTCTATATTCAGCAGGAGTGATGCTTGTCTCTTGTAAAAATACGCGGCAAAAATAATGGACGGAAGTAAACCCACACTCATCTGCAATAGATTGTATAGAGTGACTTGTTGAGCGAATTTTCTTTGTTGCTTCTCTAATCCTTTCATGTCGTACATAGTAAGTGTAGGGAATCCCTACTGTCTCACTAAATAAGCGCGACAAGTGGCGTGGAGAAATATGAAAGAAGCATGCTACATCATTTAGTGAAAGAGGTTGGTCCAAATTATCTTTGATAAACCTTTGAGCTTCTTCTACAATCTTTCTTCCTTTATCGTAAGAAGGCTTAGGGCGTTGATCATCTTCTATTCCACAAAATAGAGATTGCAAAGACAATATAAGCGATACACCCAGAGTGTTTAAAATATCAGCCGAAGATGTTTGCTCAGCATGCTGCATTAACGACTTCCATAGCAAAACAGTTGCATTATCCTCGCTATTTGGAATATAGATACTGTCTTCAATGGCTAATTTCTCAAAGAGAAGCTGCTGTTTTTCTGAGGTATTTTCCTTCTCTATTTCAAAGGCAACCCAAAAGAGAAATAAGTTATTTCCTTTATGAATTCTATGAAGGTGATGAGGACGCGAAAGAAAGAACGTTCCTTTCTCAAGAAGAAAATCCTCATTATTCTCAGAATAAAGCCCAGTTCCATCTATAACATAGCAAATCTCAAAGAATGAATGCTTATGGATTGGAGTACCAGGATGTTTCCTGTCAGCTCCCCAATAGTGTACACGGATAGAAAGGTCCCGTCCGACACAACAACTGGCTCCACGTTGTAAAGTTCGAATAGTAGTTGCTAAACTCATTAAGCATCCTCCTCTTTCAGTAAATCCATTTCTATTTTAAAACACCTACGAAAATAGAATTAAAGAACTTCTTCAGACGCTTCTTTTTGACTATATTTGTCTCCATGAGAACGAAATTGAGACTCCAGCTCTTCTAGCGTTTTACCTTTTGTTTCAGGTAAGAAGCCTTTTACAAATACGATTGCTATTACTCCTAGAGCTGTGAAAACGAAAAAGGTTGTTGATAAGCCAATCTTCTCAAGAAGCACCGGAAATGTTAAGCCAATAAAGAAATTAGCGATCCACAAGCAGAAAACACTAATTCCCATTCCTAATCCTCTTATACGTAAAGGAAAAATCTCAGCAAGCATAAGCCATGTTACTGGTGCAACAGCACCTTGCATAAAGGCGAGGAATGTTACTGTTAGTGATAGAACCACATAAGGAAGCATATCACTTCCAGCGAGTACATTAGAGAATATACCAATAAGTAAAAGGGAAGTAGTAGTTCCAGCAAGACCAACTAAAAGCATTGGTCTGCGTCGTACTTTGCCAAGCAACCAAATCCCGATACATACCGCAATAACAGAAATTAAGCCATTTGCGATATTGGCAATTAGAGCTGCTTCTGTTTCGAAGCCTGAATCCCTTAAAATTTGAGTACCGTAATACATAATTGAGTTAACGCCTGTAATCTGCTGAACAACTGCAATCCCAATTCCTAAAAATACAATACGTCGTATCCAAGGGATAGATAGATCCTTTAAAGAAGCCTGCTTTAGCTTACTGTCTTTTAAAACCGTTCCCTTAACTTCATCAAGCTCAATCTGAGCTTGATCTCTTGTACGAATTTTCTGGAGCACGGTTAAAGCTTCTTCGTTTTTTCCTTTTGAAATAAGCCAACGTGGACTTTCAGGCATTCTTAACATACCGATGAATAGAAATACAGCAGGTAAGGATGCAATGGCTAGCATATAGCGCCAAACGTTAACATCATCAGCCATCATGTTTCCTAATACAGCATTACAAGTGAAAGCTAATAATTGTCCTCCTACGATCATTAACTCATTTTGTGTAACCATTCTTCCTCTTCGCTCTACAGGCGATACTTCTGCTAGATAAGTAGGAACCGTAACAGATGCCCCTCCAACAGCAAGCCCTAATAGGAAACGAAAGATGACCATCACCGTTACATTAGGAGCAAATGTACATCCAAGCGTTCCAACAAAGAACAAAACAGCAAGATAGATAATGTTCTTTCGCCTTCCCATGTAATCAGATAGCCTACCTCCAACAATAGCTCCTATCGCGGCGCCCAGAAGGAGCGAACTAGCGACGACTCCTTCTGTGAATGCATTAAGTCCAAGTGTTTCAGACATAAAAGGCAAAGCACCGTTAATAACTCCTGTATCATAACCAAAAAGAAGTCCTCCGAAGGTTGAAATAACAATAATAGTAGTTAAGAATGACTTTTGTTTCCTCTCTCCACCCATATTGATCTCTCCTCTTAAAGTCTCTTGCTTTCTATGCCGAGCTCTATCAACCTTATATTGTTACGGAGACACTAGCTTTTGTTTCAAATTCTCTTGGTAACGTTTCTTTTAATATATCCATTGATTTTCTTACACCTGTGATTGGTTCCATTGTTAAGTCTTCCATCTCTAAAACAATAGGTCCCTTATAGCCTGTCATTTTTATAACTGTGAAAAATTCTTTCCACCATGCACTATCATGGCCATATCCAAGTGCAACATAATTCCAAGAACGAGATGCAAAGCTTTCCATTGGTTTTACATCAATTAATCCTTGCGCATCAACAATTCCTCGTTCTAACCGAACATCCTTCGCATGGATATGATAGATAGCATCGCCTAATGTTCGAACTGTTGTTATAGGATCCCCACCCATCCAGAACAAGTGGCTAGGATCAAAGTTCATACCTACCATATTTCCTACTTCATTACGAAGCTTAAACATTGTTTCTGCATTGTGCACGAGATTATATCCTAAATTTTCAATTGCAATTTTTTTAACTCCGTATCCCTCTGCCGATTTCACAGCTTTTTCCCAATACGGGAAGGCTACTTCATTCCATTGCCACTGGAGCATGTCAAAGTGCTGCGGTAAGATTGGATGTGTGATCCAGTTTGGTGTTTTATCATCCGGCCCTCCTCCAGGACAACCAGACATCATCACAACAGTCTCAACTCCTAAAAGTCCTGCAAGCTGAAACGTTTTTTCGACACCTACTTTGTGCATTTTTCCCTCTTGTGATGGATTCAACTGATTTCCTGAGCAGTTGAGTGCTGCAATCTCAATTCCTCTTTTCTTTAAGGAATCCATAAACTGCTCCCTTTTGATAGCGTTTTCTAATAATTCATCAACATTGATATGTGGAGCCTTTGACCAGTTTCCACATCCAAGTTCTAATGACTCTATTCCTAATTCCACACACTTATCTAGCATGTCTTCAAATGGCATATATCCTAAAATATCTGTTACTAATCCTGTTTTCATTCCCTATTCCCCCTTAAAAAGTAATTCCATGAAATCGCTATCATTTCAAAGTAAAGATAAATGACTGTTTCTATAAATTATTATAAAACAATACCGAGGAAAAAGTATTTGTACAATAAAGCCTTTATATTGTACTTTAAGGACTTTTTTATTTAATAACGAGGCTTTTGAAATAAAACCTATATCGACAAAAACCTAGATATAAAAGCAAGAAAAAGAGGCTTACCAAAAGTTCAAGGAACTTATAGATAACCTCTCAATCTACATTTTCTTATTGCTGATCTTTTTTATCACTTATTAATATTATAAGTGGAATCTCTCAAATTCTAAGAATCACAGAGCTCAAATTATCTACCGAACCCTTTCTTTTTTATCTATGCTCTATTACCAATTGATCTTTAGATAATATTCCATTAATTTTATCAATTAATAATGGAAGGTCTTTCATCGTTTCTATCGTAAAATCGGCCCCACTATCAAGAAATACTTGCCTTGTTTGGTTAATAGCTATCTTTTTATCATCAGGAGACAAAGCATTAAATTCACTTTGAGATAACCCCATTTCTGAGCTACCAACAATTACACCAACTGACCATACTCCTGCCTGGATTCCTTCTTTTATATCTGAAATTGTATCTCCAACTTTTATTACATGACGAACGGATGAAATTTTTAATTTTTCCATGTTTCTAAAAATCATATATGGATAAGGTCTTCCATAGGAGTTTGTTTCATCAGCTGTAATATAAAAGTCAGGTCCGTATCCTTTTTTTAAGGCATTAGGTACAACTACATCCATCATTTTATTTGTATATCCAGTAGTTGAACCTAACTTTAGCCCTTTTTCTCTTAGCACATTTACGACATTCACTACTTCTGGGATTGGATCTGTATATTGGGATAAGGATTGAAGTAATGCAGGCTCAAACTCCTCATATAAATTCTCTACATCCATTTCATTAAAAGCTCTTCCATAAAGCTCTTCCCAAAGCTTAGAGATTCTCGGCATGGACAGCATAGTCCTTATATGATCGATCTTCAACATTCCCATCGGCTTACGTGCTTCAGCTATCGTAACGTCGATTCCAGCTTGCTTGAAAATATCTACAAATACATTTACTGGTGCAAAGCATCCAAAATCTACAGTCGTTCCTGCCCAATCAAAAATAACACCTTCTATTTTACTCATTACGCCTTCACTCCCATGAATTCATTTATAATATTACATAACTGGTGGATATCCTCTTCATAAACTTCACCAATGTTACCAATTCTAAATGTATCTATGTCTGTTAACTTGCCCGGATAAATGACAAACCCTCTTTCCTTCATGTATCTATAAAAAGGTTCAAAACTAAAGTGTTCGTTTGGATATAGGAATGAGGTAATAATAGGAGACTGCTTTGCTTCCCCAATGTACGATTCAAATCCCATCTCCTTCATTCTTTTACAAAGAAGCTTATTATTGTTGACGTACCGATTATATCGTGCAGAAATGCCACCTTCTTCCGCGAGCTCATCTATAGCCTTAGAGAAGGCTGCCACCACATGAGTAGGGGAAGTAAATCGCCATTTCCCATCCTTATTCATTTCTCTCCACTGATCATATAAATCTAGCGATAAACTCCTAGAATTCCCCTCACAAACTTCTAAACTATCAATCTTAGCTATCACAAACCCAAACCCTGGAACTCCTTGAATACATTTATTTGCACTACTGATCAAAAAGTCAATCCCTAATGCGGGAACATTAATATCCATACCTCCAAAGCTACTCATCGCATCAATAATTAGCTTTTTATTAAAATCTTTTGCCACACGTGAAATCATCTCAATTGGATTTAAAATCCCGGTTGTTGTTTCACAATGAACCATGACAATATGAGTGAAGCTCTTATCTTCTTCCAGTAGGTTTCTAATTTTCTGCTCATCTGGATGTTCGTCATATTTTGTTGCCAACTCCACGAAATTCAGTCCTAGGTATGTTGCCATTTTGACGATACGCTCCCCATACGCTCCATTCGTAATGATTAGTACCTTGTCCTGTTTCGTTAATGCCGTTGTCATAACAGATTCTACTGCGAAAGAACCGCTCCCTTGCATTAATACAACAGTATAGTGTTCACTTGTTGCGTGGGCTAACTCCAAAAGTTCTCTTCTAATTTTCTGAGTGATGATTTTATAATCATCATCCCATGTACAACGATCAAAAAGCATCTCTTTTTTCACGTTTTCTGTTGTTGTCAATGGTCCCGGAGTTAAAAGTTTATATTGTTTCATAATCCTCGTCCCCTTTTATTTTGAAGAATTAAAAAATGCTTGATGTTTTTCGAGAAGCTCAACTGTCAATGGTTCTTTAAACACTTTATTATTAGCAGCTTTATTTTCTTCATCTACGGTCTCTCCTTCATACAAAGGAACAGGGTAATAGTTAATAAGTTCAGCTCTTGCATCTTCTACAATAACCTTTGCCATATCCATTGCCAGTTCTGTCTTCTTATCTTTTTTATTGATTACTGCTAATGATTCTGTATTAGAGAAATTCCCTTCAACAGGGTCAATGAAGTCTATAGGTGCTCCTGACTGCTTCACTTCCACTGCCTGATGACGAAGACCAAACCCTACAGCAACTTCTCCAGCCTGTACCTTTTTAATTGAACCTGAACCAGAGCTTTCTAAATGGGGCCCTGCATTCTCTACAATTCCTGCCATTACTTTCTTTCCTTCTTCTTCCCCATATTCACTGATGATGGCTTGGATCAACATCCATCCTGTAGAGGAATCCATAATATTAGGAATAGAAACCATTCCCTTATATTCCGGACTTGCTAAATCTTTAATGGACTTGGGTATATCCACCCCTTTTTGTTTCATCATTTCTGTATTAAAAAATACAGCGCCTGTATTAGCTAAGATGGGAGTATAAAAAGCTGGATACTTATCAATTGTTTTCGTTTCAAACGTTAAATCTTTAAACATTGAATGCTGCTCTTCGGCACTTTCTAGAAAATAAGAACTCATAGTGACTAAGTCAGCCTCTATCTGCTCTCCTTCAGCCATTAGTTTTCCTCCTAATTCAGATGTACCAAGAGATTGAATGATATATTTCCCTTCATACCCAGCATCTTTTAACGATTTCTCCATTGCTGCTATTGCTTCTTCATCTCCATTGGAATAAATCACAACTTTGTCATCGCCACTGTTTGCTGATTTTGCTCCACATCCTGCCATGATGACGACAAGTCCAATTAATATAATAAGTAGCCTTTTCTTCATCCTCATTTATTGTCCCTCACTTCATTAAGTTTTTTGAAATTGCCTCTTCTGTATAAAATCACAAATGAGTTTAACTACAATGTTTGTACAAAATATGAGTAAAGATAGTACGAAAATCTCGTTGAACTTAGCAAAATGCTGGAGTTCCTTAATTTCACTTGATACAAGAGATGTTTGTGCAGATACTAGAAAGATAATTCCGCTTACAGTTACCATAGAATTAATAAAATAGTAACTGAACATCTCGGTAACAGTGGAAGCCGAGTTCGGCAGAATAACACGATAAATTGTTTTAAACCAGCTATCACCAAGCAGACCACCTGTTGTCTCCCACGTAGGATTCATTTTAGACAGAGAGTTTTTTGCCATTAAATAAGGTGTCGTAAAATAGTGAACAATATTACAGAATATTATGATAATGAAAGTTCCTTTTAGGGTACTTTCATTGAATAATAAGAGATAAGAAAGACCAAGTACCATACCAGGTAACGTATTTGTAACCATAGATACAAGATCAAAAGTCCCTCTTCCTTTTAAGCTTGTCCTCGTATTTAAAATAGCTGAGCAATAGGCAATTACAATCCCTATAACCGTTGTAAAAATGGCCACAATGACAGAATTTTTATAAACCATGCTTAAACCACTCGTTGTAAATACATTAACAAAATGCTGAAATGTGAATGTTAAATTGTAAGGGAAGTTCGTTAAAAATGGTGCAATAAACATGACGAGAAAGATAGAAAACATCCCCACTACTACCCCAATAGATATGATTCCTAGAACACTATCTCGAACTCGATTTTGAATAATATCAATAGGAGTAAATTTATCATAGTGAAAATTGAAACGCTCTAAGTACTTGAGCAAAATAATAGCAAATAATGCTGGTAAAAGCATGAATACAGCAATAACTGCCCCATCACTAAAGTTTGGTATCGTTCCTAACATAACTTGATATAAGTGCGTCGCTACAACAGAATATGTTCCTCCAAGTGAAGCTGGTATTCCGTAATCTGTAAAACTTAGGATAAAGGAAAGAACAAATGCGCCTCCTAGTGTACCAAGCATTGGTCTTAAAATTGT
This region of Priestia filamentosa genomic DNA includes:
- the phnW gene encoding 2-aminoethylphosphonate--pyruvate transaminase, translating into MKQYKLLTPGPLTTTENVKKEMLFDRCTWDDDYKIITQKIRRELLELAHATSEHYTVVLMQGSGSFAVESVMTTALTKQDKVLIITNGAYGERIVKMATYLGLNFVELATKYDEHPDEQKIRNLLEEDKSFTHIVMVHCETTTGILNPIEMISRVAKDFNKKLIIDAMSSFGGMDINVPALGIDFLISSANKCIQGVPGFGFVIAKIDSLEVCEGNSRSLSLDLYDQWREMNKDGKWRFTSPTHVVAAFSKAIDELAEEGGISARYNRYVNNNKLLCKRMKEMGFESYIGEAKQSPIITSFLYPNEHFSFEPFYRYMKERGFVIYPGKLTDIDTFRIGNIGEVYEEDIHQLCNIINEFMGVKA
- the phnX gene encoding phosphonoacetaldehyde hydrolase — its product is MSKIEGVIFDWAGTTVDFGCFAPVNVFVDIFKQAGIDVTIAEARKPMGMLKIDHIRTMLSMPRISKLWEELYGRAFNEMDVENLYEEFEPALLQSLSQYTDPIPEVVNVVNVLREKGLKLGSTTGYTNKMMDVVVPNALKKGYGPDFYITADETNSYGRPYPYMIFRNMEKLKISSVRHVIKVGDTISDIKEGIQAGVWSVGVIVGSSEMGLSQSEFNALSPDDKKIAINQTRQVFLDSGADFTIETMKDLPLLIDKINGILSKDQLVIEHR
- a CDS encoding sugar phosphate isomerase/epimerase family protein — translated: MKTGLVTDILGYMPFEDMLDKCVELGIESLELGCGNWSKAPHINVDELLENAIKREQFMDSLKKRGIEIAALNCSGNQLNPSQEGKMHKVGVEKTFQLAGLLGVETVVMMSGCPGGGPDDKTPNWITHPILPQHFDMLQWQWNEVAFPYWEKAVKSAEGYGVKKIAIENLGYNLVHNAETMFKLRNEVGNMVGMNFDPSHLFWMGGDPITTVRTLGDAIYHIHAKDVRLERGIVDAQGLIDVKPMESFASRSWNYVALGYGHDSAWWKEFFTVIKMTGYKGPIVLEMEDLTMEPITGVRKSMDILKETLPREFETKASVSVTI
- a CDS encoding extracellular solute-binding protein; protein product: MRMKKRLLIILIGLVVIMAGCGAKSANSGDDKVVIYSNGDEEAIAAMEKSLKDAGYEGKYIIQSLGTSELGGKLMAEGEQIEADLVTMSSYFLESAEEQHSMFKDLTFETKTIDKYPAFYTPILANTGAVFFNTEMMKQKGVDIPKSIKDLASPEYKGMVSIPNIMDSSTGWMLIQAIISEYGEEEGKKVMAGIVENAGPHLESSGSGSIKKVQAGEVAVGFGLRHQAVEVKQSGAPIDFIDPVEGNFSNTESLAVINKKDKKTELAMDMAKVIVEDARAELINYYPVPLYEGETVDEENKAANNKVFKEPLTVELLEKHQAFFNSSK
- a CDS encoding ABC transporter permease subunit, which translates into the protein MLNVRTEMRVIYGIILMIFFLFLILPLGILVVRSFEGSQGFDIYNYVNILSNSELMTAFANSIKISSITAAITTILAFLIAYAFHFTNIFKPLKSAIKIGILIPMLLPTITYGFAIMYSFGNQGLITQILGEPLFNIYGFNGLLLGYVIYTLPSAFLLINNSFSYIDKKFMIVSTLMMDSSIRSFYNTILRPMLGTLGGAFVLSFILSFTDYGIPASLGGTYSVVATHLYQVMLGTIPNFSDGAVIAVFMLLPALFAIILLKYLERFNFHYDKFTPIDIIQNRVRDSVLGIISIGVVVGMFSIFLVMFIAPFLTNFPYNLTFTFQHFVNVFTTSGLSMVYKNSVIVAIFTTVIGIVIAYCSAILNTRTSLKGRGTFDLVSMVTNTLPGMVLGLSYLLLFNESTLKGTFIIIIFCNIVHYFTTPYLMAKNSLSKMNPTWETTGGLLGDSWFKTIYRVILPNSASTVTEMFSYYFINSMVTVSGIIFLVSAQTSLVSSEIKELQHFAKFNEIFVLSLLIFCTNIVVKLICDFIQKRQFQKT